A single Streptomyces mirabilis DNA region contains:
- a CDS encoding GntR family transcriptional regulator, with protein sequence MSTDVSSAENEGGAPIRTARVPKYYRLKKHLLDMTETLPPGTPVPPERTLAAEFDTSRTTVRQALQELVVEGRLERIQGKGTFVAKPKVSQALQLTSYTEDMRAQGLEPTSQLLDIGYITADDTLAGLLEITAGGRVLRIERLRLASGEPMAIETTHLSAKRFPALRRSLVKYTSLYTALAEVYDVHLAEAEETIETSLATPREAGLLGTDVGLPMLMLSRHSLDREGKPVEWVRSVYRGDRYKFVARLSRPNP encoded by the coding sequence ATGAGCACCGACGTCAGCAGTGCGGAGAACGAGGGTGGGGCCCCCATCCGTACCGCGCGCGTGCCCAAGTACTACCGCCTCAAGAAGCACCTGCTCGACATGACGGAGACACTGCCGCCCGGCACGCCGGTACCGCCCGAGCGCACCCTCGCCGCCGAGTTCGACACCTCGCGCACCACCGTGCGCCAGGCCCTCCAGGAACTGGTCGTCGAGGGCCGCCTCGAACGCATCCAGGGCAAGGGCACCTTCGTCGCCAAGCCCAAGGTCTCCCAGGCACTCCAACTCACCTCGTACACCGAGGACATGCGCGCCCAGGGCCTCGAACCGACCTCGCAGCTGCTGGACATCGGCTACATCACCGCCGACGACACCCTCGCCGGGCTGCTCGAGATCACGGCCGGCGGCCGGGTGCTGCGCATCGAGCGACTGCGGCTGGCGAGCGGCGAGCCGATGGCGATCGAGACGACGCACCTGTCCGCAAAGCGCTTCCCCGCACTGCGCCGGTCGCTGGTCAAGTACACCTCGCTGTACACGGCGCTCGCGGAGGTGTACGACGTCCACCTGGCGGAGGCCGAGGAGACCATCGAGACGTCGCTGGCCACACCGCGCGAGGCGGGTCTGCTCGGCACGGACGTGGGCCTACCGATGCTGATGCTTTCCCGGCATTCACTGGACCGGGAGGGGAAGCCGGTGGAATGGGTACGGTCCGTCTACCGCGGAGACCGCTACAAGTTCGTGGCGAGGCTGAGCCGCCCGAATCCCTGA
- a CDS encoding DUF3311 domain-containing protein has protein sequence MSDVSDVSDAPKVEPPVVTPIRVVIALCLIAPFVAMLWVGSYAKTDPAFIGIPFFYWYQMLWVLVSTALTVTAYQLWQRDQRARASQGGGAAK, from the coding sequence ATGTCAGACGTGTCAGACGTTTCAGACGCGCCGAAGGTCGAACCGCCGGTGGTGACACCGATCCGGGTGGTCATCGCCCTGTGCCTGATCGCCCCGTTCGTGGCGATGCTGTGGGTCGGCTCCTACGCCAAGACCGACCCGGCGTTCATCGGCATCCCGTTCTTCTACTGGTACCAGATGCTGTGGGTGCTCGTCTCCACGGCGCTCACCGTGACCGCGTACCAGCTGTGGCAGCGTGACCAGCGCGCCCGCGCCTCCCAGGGCGGGGGTGCGGCGAAGTGA
- the mctP gene encoding monocarboxylate uptake permease MctP translates to MKDGVNGVALGVFIFFFLAVTVMGFLAARWRRADDEHSLDEWGLGGRSFGTWVTWFLLGGDLYTAYTFVAVPAAIYAAGAAGFFAVPYTILVYPLIFTFLPRLWSVSHKHGYVTTSDFVRGRFGSKGLSLAVAVTGILATMPYIALQLVGIQAVLDVMGVGGGENTNWFVKDLPLLIAFGVLAAYTYSSGLRAPALIAFVKDTLIYIVIAVAIIYIPIKLGGFDEIFKAASDKYTAAGAGGLVPAEAGQWTYATLALGSALALFMYPHSITATLSSRSREVIRRNTTILPLYSLMLGLLALLGFMAIAAGVKVTNGQLAIPQLFENMFPDWFAGVAFAAIGIGALVPAAIMSIAAANLFTRNIYKDFIKPDATPQQETRVSKLVSLLVKVGALVFVLTMDKTVAINFQLLGGIWILQTFPALVGGLFTRWFHRWALLGGWAVGMLYGTLAAYGVASPTQKHFGGSSKEIPGIGEIGYIGLTAFVLNAVVSVVLTFALRAFNAPDGVDETSPEDYTADAGDPGVEAELPPATAGSTH, encoded by the coding sequence GTGAAGGACGGTGTGAACGGCGTCGCGCTCGGCGTCTTCATCTTCTTCTTCCTGGCCGTCACGGTCATGGGCTTCCTGGCCGCGCGCTGGCGCAGGGCGGACGACGAGCACAGCCTCGACGAATGGGGCCTGGGCGGACGGTCGTTCGGTACCTGGGTCACCTGGTTCCTGCTCGGCGGCGACCTCTACACGGCGTACACCTTCGTCGCCGTACCGGCGGCGATCTACGCGGCGGGCGCGGCCGGCTTCTTCGCCGTTCCGTACACGATCCTCGTCTACCCACTGATCTTCACGTTCCTCCCCCGCCTGTGGTCGGTCTCCCACAAGCACGGGTACGTGACGACCTCCGACTTCGTGCGCGGGCGCTTCGGTTCGAAGGGCCTGTCCCTCGCCGTGGCCGTGACCGGCATCCTCGCCACCATGCCGTACATCGCGCTCCAGCTGGTCGGCATCCAGGCCGTCCTGGACGTGATGGGCGTGGGCGGCGGCGAGAACACGAACTGGTTCGTGAAGGACCTTCCGCTCCTCATCGCGTTCGGCGTGCTGGCCGCGTACACCTACTCCTCGGGGCTGCGGGCGCCCGCCCTGATCGCGTTCGTGAAGGACACCTTGATCTACATCGTGATCGCGGTGGCCATCATCTACATCCCGATCAAGCTGGGCGGGTTCGACGAGATCTTCAAGGCGGCGAGCGACAAGTACACGGCGGCGGGGGCGGGCGGGCTCGTGCCCGCCGAAGCGGGCCAGTGGACGTACGCCACGCTCGCGCTCGGGTCGGCGCTCGCGCTGTTCATGTACCCGCACTCGATCACGGCGACGCTCTCCAGCCGCAGCCGTGAGGTGATCCGCCGCAACACCACGATCCTTCCTCTCTACTCCCTGATGCTGGGGCTGCTCGCCCTGCTCGGGTTCATGGCGATCGCGGCCGGGGTCAAGGTCACCAACGGTCAGCTCGCCATCCCCCAGCTCTTCGAGAACATGTTCCCGGACTGGTTCGCGGGGGTGGCCTTCGCGGCGATCGGCATCGGAGCGCTCGTGCCGGCGGCCATCATGTCCATCGCGGCCGCGAACCTCTTCACCCGCAACATATACAAGGACTTCATCAAGCCGGACGCGACCCCGCAGCAGGAGACCAGGGTCTCCAAGCTGGTGTCACTGCTGGTGAAGGTGGGCGCGCTGGTCTTCGTCCTGACGATGGACAAGACCGTCGCGATCAACTTCCAGCTCCTGGGCGGCATCTGGATCCTCCAGACCTTCCCGGCGCTGGTCGGTGGCCTGTTCACCCGCTGGTTCCACCGCTGGGCGCTGCTCGGGGGCTGGGCAGTGGGCATGCTGTACGGCACGCTCGCCGCGTACGGGGTCGCCTCTCCCACCCAGAAGCACTTCGGCGGCAGTTCCAAGGAGATCCCGGGCATCGGGGAGATCGGCTACATCGGTCTGACGGCCTTCGTCCTGAACGCCGTGGTCAGCGTCGTCCTCACCTTCGCCCTCCGCGCCTTCAACGCGCCCGACGGCGTCGACGAGACGTCTCCGGAGGACTACACGGCGGACGCGGGCGACCCGGGCGTCGAGGCGGAACTTCCCCCGGCCACGGCCGGTTCCACCCACTGA
- a CDS encoding GNAT family N-acetyltransferase translates to MDLSIRHAHPHEYDRIGEITAQAYLGDGLLDFGESDEYLGELRDVAKRAAAADVLVAVDHDHILGVVTFVPRGGPMADIARPGEAEIRMLAVARESRGRGAGETLVRACVDHARATTGCVRVVLSTQRTMHAAHRIYERLGFTRTPDRDWNPLPDLDDITLLTYELTL, encoded by the coding sequence ATGGACCTCAGCATCAGACACGCCCACCCCCACGAATACGACCGCATCGGCGAGATCACCGCACAGGCCTACCTCGGCGACGGCCTGCTCGACTTCGGGGAGAGTGACGAGTACCTCGGCGAACTGCGGGACGTGGCCAAACGGGCCGCCGCCGCGGACGTCCTCGTCGCCGTCGACCACGACCACATCCTCGGCGTCGTGACCTTCGTACCGCGCGGCGGCCCCATGGCCGACATAGCCCGCCCCGGCGAAGCCGAGATCCGTATGCTCGCCGTCGCACGCGAGTCCCGCGGCCGAGGTGCCGGCGAGACCCTCGTCCGCGCCTGCGTCGACCACGCACGCGCCACCACCGGCTGCGTACGCGTCGTGCTCTCCACCCAGCGCACCATGCACGCCGCCCACCGCATCTACGAACGCCTCGGCTTCACCCGCACCCCCGACCGCGACTGGAACCCGCTCCCGGACCTCGACGACATCACTCTCCTCACCTACGAGTTGACACTCTGA